In Vibrio sp. FE10, the following are encoded in one genomic region:
- a CDS encoding winged helix-turn-helix domain-containing protein: MIRFDPIKNRIYNDERSIKIGYRETRVLELLLKNSPEIVNKQEIISFAWGSEFIGDTSLAKCISLLRQGFVKLGIKETPIVTVPKVGYRLIDDYVFIESQPQSGTTIPLTPVSDQVPLDNSGIAASIASSHAPIPKPTSPGHQQIRSHKNRLCYFTTGCLLLASALLAFAKVHDRSLGDINSVNRLNEQWVGQVQVFQESEMAMSPELEAILYKYQCDCVAYISEEPDYSELSILNKETRQSVNIFYTPTQLDRASSEIALFLERGQL, encoded by the coding sequence ATGATCAGATTCGACCCAATTAAAAACCGTATTTATAACGACGAACGTTCTATTAAAATAGGATATCGTGAGACTCGCGTTTTAGAGTTATTACTTAAAAACTCACCTGAGATTGTGAACAAGCAAGAGATCATTAGTTTCGCATGGGGAAGCGAATTCATTGGTGATACATCACTTGCGAAATGCATTAGTTTACTCCGCCAAGGATTCGTTAAGCTCGGCATCAAAGAGACGCCAATCGTGACGGTGCCAAAGGTTGGTTACCGGCTTATCGATGATTACGTCTTTATCGAGTCGCAACCACAAAGCGGAACCACAATTCCGCTGACTCCAGTGAGCGATCAAGTTCCACTCGATAACAGCGGTATTGCGGCCTCTATTGCAAGTAGCCATGCACCTATACCTAAACCAACTTCGCCTGGTCACCAGCAAATCAGATCACACAAAAATAGACTGTGTTACTTCACAACCGGTTGTTTGCTATTGGCATCAGCGCTATTGGCTTTTGCTAAGGTGCACGACAGAAGCCTTGGCGATATCAACTCAGTCAACCGACTCAATGAGCAGTGGGTTGGTCAGGTTCAAGTGTTCCAAGAGTCTGAAATGGCGATGAGTCCTGAACTAGAAGCCATTCTCTATAAATATCAATGTGATTGCGTGGCATACATCAGCGAAGAACCAGACTACTCTGAGCTTTCAATACTCAATAAAGAAACACGCCAGTCCGTCAATATCTTTTACACCCCCACGCAATTAGATCGTGCGAGTAGCGAGATAGCGTTATTCCTAGAGAGAGGCCAATTATGA